The following proteins come from a genomic window of Candidatus Poribacteria bacterium:
- a CDS encoding FHA domain-containing protein: MRFWKKWRRTGISAGDVKKAEMLEAYTCWLKNGRLSRKQKRLLKEIHNFPELQPLKQLIDFSHYRFEERENVMPPPGAEQRARERVMAEIRGDAVDTRSADVEELELQPGYSPQGMGNEDTEIMQVNASLPDADALRKWDAEQTQTVESPEMLKRYNAIRTLSRVHVRFEQKDDDVYVTDLGSSDTTYLDNTRIEAPTLIQDGSTLKCGKISFKVVDIERP, from the coding sequence ATGCGCTTCTGGAAGAAATGGCGAAGAACTGGCATCTCGGCAGGAGACGTGAAGAAGGCGGAGATGTTGGAAGCTTACACGTGCTGGCTGAAAAATGGGAGGTTATCACGTAAGCAGAAACGTCTTCTAAAGGAAATTCACAATTTTCCGGAACTTCAGCCATTGAAACAATTAATAGACTTCTCACACTACCGATTTGAGGAAAGGGAGAATGTGATGCCGCCGCCTGGTGCCGAGCAGCGCGCTCGCGAACGTGTGATGGCAGAAATTCGGGGTGACGCAGTAGATACCAGGTCTGCTGATGTAGAAGAACTGGAACTACAACCCGGTTATAGCCCACAGGGTATGGGCAATGAAGATACCGAAATTATGCAGGTTAATGCATCTTTACCTGACGCCGATGCACTGCGAAAATGGGATGCTGAACAAACACAAACCGTTGAATCCCCAGAGATGTTAAAGCGATACAACGCAATCCGGACGCTTTCTCGTGTACACGTTCGGTTTGAGCAGAAGGATGACGATGTCTACGTCACGGATTTGGGTAGTTCTGATACGACTTATCTTGATAACACACGCATTGAAGCACCGACCCTCATTCAAGATGGTTCTACGCTAAAATGTGGAAAAATTAGTTTCAAGGTCGTTGATATTGAGCGGCCTTGA
- a CDS encoding tetratricopeptide repeat protein translates to MCIEEKALNAPPFLMKLVHVGHTDSLALSHFQQAALSYGQACYVEAIQHYLAGLKLGAAQHHYVYADLAKAYEMVGEWDTALACLDIALRLCPDSPTALRRKARILDEKACYNTLIAFDDFKEPPPLQFLEQLRVSLTKFPKQVVHSEFFNLTCHSEMNSQTVWNICRLIYRTYSELGEMLGYYPASPISISVANTNGHATTSQRSMPRWASGCYDGGIRLAYCAAGEPVLSILYALLRHEWIHLLIHHLAHGRCPVWLDEGLAQSIARPMFQSERRDLQHAIQKKCLLSCAVLNKPFNRLPTKYRKLAYIQSAAVVEFLIQQFGFPKIRRLLHQLGNGTPIEVAIEQIFGCSLTEIPFLQESAQMSNPAAT, encoded by the coding sequence TTGTGCATTGAGGAAAAAGCCCTTAATGCACCACCGTTCCTTATGAAGCTTGTGCACGTTGGACATACCGATTCATTGGCATTATCACATTTTCAACAGGCAGCGCTGAGTTATGGACAGGCGTGTTATGTTGAAGCGATCCAACATTATCTTGCAGGCTTGAAATTGGGGGCGGCACAGCATCATTATGTCTATGCCGACCTCGCGAAAGCATACGAGATGGTTGGAGAGTGGGATACAGCATTGGCGTGTTTAGATATTGCCCTGCGATTATGTCCTGATTCGCCAACGGCGCTTAGGCGCAAAGCGCGCATTCTTGATGAGAAAGCATGTTATAATACACTTATCGCTTTCGATGACTTTAAGGAACCCCCTCCACTACAATTCCTTGAGCAACTACGCGTGAGTCTGACGAAGTTCCCTAAACAGGTCGTCCATTCAGAATTTTTCAATCTTACATGTCATTCTGAAATGAATTCCCAAACAGTCTGGAACATCTGTCGTCTGATTTATCGGACTTACTCGGAATTGGGTGAAATGTTAGGGTATTATCCCGCTTCACCAATCTCTATCTCGGTCGCAAATACAAACGGACATGCAACGACGTCTCAACGCTCGATGCCGAGATGGGCAAGTGGGTGCTACGATGGCGGTATCCGTCTGGCATACTGTGCCGCTGGCGAGCCGGTGCTCAGCATTTTATATGCCTTGCTACGACATGAATGGATACATCTGTTGATTCATCATTTAGCACACGGGCGTTGTCCTGTATGGCTTGATGAAGGACTCGCACAGAGCATTGCCCGCCCTATGTTCCAATCTGAACGCCGCGACTTGCAACACGCCATTCAGAAGAAATGCTTACTCTCCTGTGCTGTATTGAATAAACCGTTTAACCGGCTCCCCACAAAATATCGGAAATTGGCGTATATCCAATCCGCTGCAGTCGTGGAATTTCTCATCCAGCAGTTCGGGTTTCCCAAAATTCGCAGGTTGCTTCACCAGTTAGGCAACGGCACTCCGATAGAGGTTGCAATTGAACAGATATTTGGGTGCAGTTTAACAGAAATCCCTTTTCTTCAAGAGAGCGCACAGATGTCCAACCCAGCTGCGACTTAA
- a CDS encoding RNA polymerase sigma factor, which yields MARQISNDLSAVEDTYLATQAKAGNEAAFRQLFDKHYKWVYNKAYRMLGNYQDAEEVASDVFVKVWQKLGKWDTEQGSFQAWLNTVARNTIIDAIRKRDRIREHPLSGSPDEDEQPLSKYEDPRPGPEQELEAAEAQQILENALEQVTKPNHRIAWMLRHLEGYSIAEIARILNRKDGTVKIWIFRCTEELRKILIAKGIQWIY from the coding sequence ATGGCGCGCCAAATATCTAATGATTTATCTGCTGTCGAAGATACCTATCTCGCGACGCAAGCGAAAGCAGGCAATGAAGCCGCATTTAGGCAATTGTTCGACAAGCATTATAAGTGGGTTTATAACAAAGCCTACCGAATGCTTGGGAACTATCAGGATGCTGAAGAGGTTGCCTCGGATGTGTTCGTTAAAGTTTGGCAGAAGCTGGGCAAATGGGACACAGAGCAGGGTAGTTTTCAGGCATGGTTAAATACGGTAGCTCGAAATACCATTATCGATGCGATACGCAAACGGGACAGGATTCGGGAACACCCGCTCAGTGGTTCACCTGACGAAGATGAACAACCGTTGAGTAAGTACGAAGACCCGCGCCCGGGACCCGAGCAAGAGTTAGAAGCCGCAGAAGCGCAACAGATTTTGGAGAATGCCCTTGAACAGGTAACGAAACCAAATCATCGGATTGCGTGGATGTTACGGCACTTAGAAGGTTATAGTATTGCAGAGATTGCCCGTATTCTTAACCGCAAGGACGGCACTGTGAAAATTTGGATTTTTCGGTGCACCGAGGAATTGCGGAAAATTCTGATTGCAAAAGGCATTCAGTGGATATACTAA